One genomic region from Papaver somniferum cultivar HN1 unplaced genomic scaffold, ASM357369v1 unplaced-scaffold_24, whole genome shotgun sequence encodes:
- the LOC113340962 gene encoding cytosolic sulfotransferase 15-like, whose translation MATSETNKDTNSSNLNCAVTLDFPKGGERPGLGRDVMYQYQGFWTYAEAIQDIKNAQQNFKASDTDVVISTLPKSGTLWLKALSFTTVNRFRYPCSPGSKNYHHHPVLTTSPHDLVPFFDWRPIPGDFSTTSSTHDSACRLIGTHVPYPSLPESIKNTANCKIVYMCRNPRDNVISAWQFVNKRRAALPPSIDNLPPLSLEEAFEFYCDGVSTLNIRTLLGSCAWVLERELREAS comes from the coding sequence aTGGCTACTTCGGAAACCAACAAAGATACTAACAGTAGTAACCTCAATTGTGCAGTTACTCTTGATTTTCCTAAGGGTGGTGAACGTCCCGGTTTAGGACGTGATGTTATGTATCAATATCAAGGCTTCTGGACCTATGCTGAAGCAATTCAAGACATAAAGAATGCTCAACAGAACTTCAAAGCTTCAGATACCGATGTGGTTATTTCCACACTCCCCAAATCAGGCACCCTTTGGTTGAAAGCACTCTCATTCACCACCGTCAACCGTTTCCGTTACCCTTGTTCTCCCGGTTCTAAGAATTATCATCATCATCCAGTGCTTACCACTTCACCTCATGACCTAGTTCCTTTCTTCGACTGGCGTCCAATTCCTGGTGATTTCAGTACTACGAGTAGTACTCATGATTCTGCATGCAGACTCATAGGTACTCATGTCCCATACCCTTCTTTGCCAGAATCAATTAAGAATACTGCAAACTGCAAGATTGTATATATGTGCAGAAACCCTCGAGACAACGTCATCTCTGCATGGCAGTTTGTGAACAAACGGAGGGCAGCATTGCCACCAAGCATTGATAATCTTCCGCCATTGTCACTTGAAGAAGCATTTGAGTTTTACTGCGATGGGGTCTCAACTCTCAACATTCGGACCCTTCTGGGATCATGTGCTTGGGTATTGGAAAGAGAGCTTAGAGAAGCCtcataa
- the LOC113341047 gene encoding embryo-specific protein ATS3B-like: MVNAKAISLLCFAVFFVSIHQCQAVEESVILSSSKPREYGSFKIQEAADYHCSYTVAIKTSCSSTRITRDQISLSFSDARGNQVYAPRLDDPKSRTFERCSTDTFHLSGPCTDRICQLYLYRAGSDGWKPENVKIFAPNSRISTFNFNVFVPYGVWYGFNYCNRYEI, encoded by the exons ATGGTCAACGCCAAAGCAATCTCACTTCTCTGTTTTGCTGTATTCTTCGTCTCCATTCATCAATGTCAAGCAGTAGAAGAATCCGTAATCTTGAGTTCTTCAAAGCCTCGAGAATATGGATCATTCAAGATCCAAGAAGCAGCTGATTATCATTGTTCTTATACTGTAGCAATAAAAACTAGTTGCTCTTCAACCAGAATTACTCGTGATCAGATCAGTCTTTCATTTAGTGATGCCCGTGGAAACCAG gtgTATGCACCAAGACTAGATGATCCAAAATCAAGGACATTTGAGAGATGTTCAACTGATACATTCCACTTATCTGGACCATGTACAGATAGAATCTGTCAGTTGTATCTATACAGGGCAGGATCTGATGGTTGGAAACCGGAGAATGTGAAGATTTTTGCTCCTAATTCAAGGATTTCTACATTTAACTTCAACGTTTTTGTTCCTTATGGAGTTTGGTATGGGTTTAATTACTGCAATCGATATGAGATATGA